From Echeneis naucrates chromosome 7, fEcheNa1.1, whole genome shotgun sequence, one genomic window encodes:
- the trh gene encoding pro-thyrotropin-releasing hormone, with the protein MKSTCLLILASLVLCNLAVCGGQGVHAEDETDRRTIDDIVLQRAENLLLRSILKKIHDENDGHYSQPEWVLKRQHPGKRYGEDLDKRQHPGKREDDEDDQYLEVQRRQHPGKREDDMHLLTGLQKRQHPGKRSTMGHLSDGPVIFLSGLSKRQHPGKRYLVLHSKRQHPGKRSPEEEEEEEEEDGDEDWDGDAVGDEDLPDFEKRQHPGKRLWDISSPDLGSNSPCDVLDPTSCSKTSLLLDFLDSINKSHAEEKRQHPGKRFAPEEDLVEE; encoded by the exons ATGAAGTCGACATGTCTCCTCATCTTGGCTTCTCTGGTGCTCTGCAACTTGGCGGTATGTGGAGGACAAGGTGTCCATGCTGAGGATGAGACGGACCGGAGGACTATAGACGACATCGtcctgcagagagcagaaaacCTTCTGTTAAGATCCATCCTGAAGAAGATTCACGATGAAAACG aTGGACACTACTCTCAGCCTGAATGGGTGTTAAAACGGCAGCATCCCGGTAAGAGGTACGGCGAGGATTTGGACAAGCGACAGCATCCGGGTAAGAGAGAAGACGACGAGGACGATCAGTACTTGGAGGTCCAGAGGAGGCAGCACCCGGGGAAGCGCGAAGACGACATGCATCTGCTCACGGGGCTCCAGAAAAGGCAGCACCCGGGAAAGCGCTCCACGATGGGCCACCTTTCTGACGGCCCCGTCATATTTCTGAGTGGACTTTCTAAACGGCAGCACCCAGGAAAGCGCTACCTGGTGCTGCACAGCAAACGCCAGCACCCCGGTAAGCGCTctccggaggaggaggaggaggaggaggaggaggacggcgACGAGGACTGGGACGGAGACGCCGTTGGAGACGAAGACCTCCCAGACTTTGAAAAGCGTCAGCACCCCGGAAAACGACTATGGGATATCTCAAGTCCGGATTTAGGCTCAAACAGCCCATGTGATGTTTTGGATCCTACGAGCTGCAGCAAGACGAGTCTGCTGCTCGACTTTTTAGACAGCATTAACAAGAGTCATGCCGAGGAGAAGAGACAACACCCGGGGAAAAGATTTGCACCTGAGGAGGATTTAGTGGAAGAGTAG
- the rbsn gene encoding rabenosyn-5 encodes MASSYHSPFEGTGEVKEGFLCPLCLKDLQSFYQLQGHYEEEHSGDDRHVRGQLKSLVQKAKKAKDKLLKRDGDDRPDTGSYESFYYGGVDPYMWEPQELGATRSHLDVFKKHRAARIDHYVIEVNKLIIRLEKLTSFDRVNSDAAKIRAIEKSVVSWVNDSDVPFCPDCGNKFNIRNRRHHCRLCGSIMCRKCMEFVPLPLAQKLINGTREALCVHGSPGQSQSSPAGGGSGGMGSRRGSISSLSSVTSMLEEKDDEKIRCCHHCMDTLLKRQQKLEEKDHVPDIVKLYERLRMCMEKVDEKAPEYIRMAESLNAGETTYNLDTAGGLRLEVQKYYELIDALSKKILTLGVKDNPPPHPKALQLQKMIRYTATLFVQEKLLGLMSLPTKEKYEELKEKRKQEQEKRLQQERQAAQEVLKRRQESERNRPPVSTNGELPRAPRAPRMTKAGGWLPSADAVHTHSELEDPLLQQITNIQSFLRQAREAKRSDEVAMLEENLRQLQDEYDQQQTSLAIALSQKLAEEENLQQGVLSHLEAREREERENRGPAVGSTLPSITWERSLDISPAGGFQVELDTETEALTPKAQSPSSVRAFPALSSQEESPPRLRSLGGHVTPPGGEGQSSTSLNPFDEDDSPIKEDPSNPFFEDIKKEHKEATNGKKEYNPFDEDDEEDKQADAIPGNPFEEDDNDTDPGNPFMEASGNSPGVSTNPFDEDDDDALPDLDMIEEELLLQQIDNIRAYIFDAKHSGRLDEVELLSENLRELQHTLQEQKKKH; translated from the exons ATGGCCTCCAGCTACCATTCCCCCTTTGAGGGGACAGGTGAAGTGAAGGAGGGCTTTCTTTGCCCACTTTGCTTGAAAGATCTTCAGTCATTTTACCAACTCCAAGGCCATTATGAAGAGGAGCACTCTGGGGATGACCGCCATGTCAGGGGGCAGCTTAAAA GTTTGGTTCAAAAAGCGAAAAAAGCTAAAGACAAGCTTTtaaagagagatggagatgaCCGACCAGATACTGGTAGCTATGAGTCCTTCTACTATGGTGGTGTGGATCCCTATATGTGGGAGCCTCAGGAACTGG GAGCAACTAGAAGTCACCTGGATGTATTTAAAAAACACCGGGCAGCCAGGATAGATCATTATGTCATTGAGGTCAACAAGCTCATCATTAGACTGGAAAAG CTGACATCGTTTGATAGGGTGAACTCAGATGCTGCCAAAATTCGAg CCATAGAGAAGTCTGTAGTTTCTTGGGTGAATGACTCAGATGTCCCATTCTGTCCTGACTGTGGAAACAAGTTCAACATTCGGAACAGACGGCACCACTGTCGTCTTTGTGGGTCCATCATGTGTAGGAAGTGCATGGAATTTGTCCCCCTACCTTTAGCCC AAAAGCTGATCAATGGGACACGAGAAGCTCTGTGTGTACATGGAAGCCCTGGCCAGTCCCAGTCTTCCCCGGCAGGAGGTGGCAGTGGGGGTATGGGCTCCAGGAGAGGCAGCATCAGCAGCCTGAGTAGTGTAACCTCCATGCTGGAAGAAAAGGATGATGAGAAGATCCGCTGCTGTCACCACTGTATGGACACTCTGTTGAAGAGACAGCAGAAGCTGGAAGAGAAGGACCATGTGCCTGATATAGTGAAACTCTATGAG AGACTGAGGATGTGCATGGAGAAAGTGGATGAAAAGGCCCCAGAATACATCAGAATGGCAGAGTCTCTCAA TGCCGGAGAAACCACATACAATCTTGATACTGCTGGTGGACTGCGACTGGAAGTACAGAAATACTATGAACTAATTGATGCACTAAG CAAGAAGATTTTAACGCTGGGAGTCAAAGATAATCCACCACCACATCCAAAGGCGCTCCAGCTGCAGAAGATGATCCGATATACAGCCACACTATTTGTTCAG GAGAAGCTATTAGGTCTCATGTCTTTGCCCACTAAGGAGAAGtatgaagagctgaaagaaaaaaggaaacaagaacAGGAAAAGAGACTCCAGCAAGAGAGACAG GCAGCACAGGAGGTCCTGAAGAGGAGGCAAGAGTCTGAGAGAAACCGTCCACCTGTCAGTACCAACGGAGAGCTGCCACGGGCTCCCAGAGCACCACGCATGACCAAAGCAGGTGGTTGGCTGCCTTCCGCAGACGCTGTACATACCCACAGCGAGCTGGAAGACCCCCTTCTCCAGCAAATTACAAACATTCAGTCATTTCTCCGTCAAGCACGGGAGGCCAAGAGAAGTGATGAGGTTGCCATGTTGGAAGAGAACCTGCGTCAATTACAGGATGAATACGACCAGCAGCAGACCAGCCTGGCCATCGCTCTCTCCCAAAAGCTGGCTGAGGAAGAGAACCTTCAGCAAGGCGTGTTGAGTCACCTGGAGGCCCGTgaaagggaagagagggagaaccGGGGGCCTGCTGTGGGCTCCACCTTGCCTTCCATCACCTGGGAAAGATCTCTGGATATTAGCCCAGCGGGGGGCTTCCAGGTTGAGCTAGACACTGAAACAGAGGCTCTGACGCCCAAAGCTCAGAGCCCGTCATCAGTAAGAGCATTCCCTGCTCTCAGCTCACAGGAGGAGTCACCTCCCAGGCTGAGGAGCTTAGGGGGGCATGTAACTCCACCTGGTGGTGAAGGACAGAGCAGCACCTCCCTTAACCCCTTCGATGAAGATGACTCTCCCATTAAAGAAGATCCATCCAATCCTTTCTTTGAAGACATCAAGAAAGAACACAAAGAAGCAACCAATGGAAAGAAAGAATACAACCCCTTTGATGAAGACGATGAGGAAGATAAGCAAGCCGATGCTATACCAGGAAACCCCTTTGAGGAGGACGATAATGACACTGACCCAGGAAATCCTTTCATGGAGGCTTCTGGGAATTCTCCAGGAGTCTCAACCAACCcctttgatgaagatgatgatgatgctttgCCTGATTTGGACATGATAGAGGaagaactgctgctgcagcagattgATAACATTAGGGCCTACATTTTTGATGCCAAGCACAGTGGCCGCCTCGACGAGGTAGAGCTCCTGTCAGAGAACCTGAGAGAGCTTCAGCACACCCTACAggaacaaaagaagaagcacTGA
- the mrps25 gene encoding small ribosomal subunit protein mS25 codes for MPMKGRFPIRRTLEYLQKGDIIFKNRVKIMTVNYNTHGDLSDGARKFVFFSIPQIQYKNPWVQIMMFKNMTPSPFLKFYLDDGEQVLVDVEGKDHKQISQHVKKILGKSEEVLKAETLAKMQESNPANFGPKKYCLRECICEVEGQVPCPGTTPLPKEMTGKYRAQMAASQE; via the exons atgccCATGAAAGGACGGTTTCCGATCCGGAGGACCCTGGAGTACCTCCAGAAGGGAGACATCATCTTCAAAAACAGAGTCAAGATCATGACGGTGAATTACAACACACACGGAGACCTGAGCGACGGAGCAAG gaagTTTGTGTTCTTCAGTATTCCTCAGATTCAGTACAAAAACCCCTGGGTCCAAATAATGATGTTCAAAAATATGACACCATCGCCATTCTTGAAGTTCTACCTGG ATGACGGGGAGCAAGTGTTAGTGGATGTTGAAGGGAAGGATCACAAACAAATTTCACAGCATGTTAAGAAGATTTTGGGCAAATCAGA AGAAGTGTTAAAGGCCGAGACACTCGCCAAGATGCAGGAGTCCAACCCTGCCAACTTTGGGCCAAAGAAGTACTGTCTGAGGGAATGTATCTGTGAGGTGGAGGGCCAGGTACCATGTCCTGGCACCACGCCACTGCCCAAAGAGATGACAGGAAAATATCGAGCCCAGATGGCAGCATCACAGGAGTAA
- the nr2c2 gene encoding nuclear receptor subfamily 2 group C member 2, which translates to MTTNLNLLSQQKGDSEHEAELSSSPSDSVMSESPQHFQVISNEPATTPQRIQLLTDQHTSQKVQIVTAMNPSNVPKQQFILTTADSSGAGKVILASPDSHNTKQLIFTAADSLMPGRIQIVTDPVSMERLLGQSGDLSRSQPVEYCVVCGDKASGRHYGAVSCEGCKGFFKRSVRKNLTYSCRSKQDCIINKHHRNRCQFCRLRKCLNMGMKTESVQSERKPIDIAPREKHANCAASTQKIYIRKDLNSPLIATPTFISDTETDGSRSSLLDQGMLVNIQQPVIQSDGTLLLATNSKMESGQGDLGTLANVVTSLANLSDSLKENLNNGDTSNNQHEEQSTSEITRAFDTLAKVFSPPEEGVAQSLADKSQCLGGTTIQLIGGDQETPIIEVEGPLLTDSHVGFKLTMPNPMPEYLNVHYICESASRLLFLSMHWARSIPAFSALGQEANTSLVRACWNELFTLGLAQCAHVMNLSTILAAIINHLQSSIQDEKLSGERVKQVMEHIWKFQEFCNSMTRLETDSYEYAYLKAIVLFSPDHPGVESGGQIEKFQEKALMELQDYVQKTYPDDMYRLTRILTRLPALRLMNSSITEELFFTGLIGNVSIDSIIPYILKMETAEYNSQDSDPTE; encoded by the exons ATGACAACCAACTTGAACTTGTTGTCTCAGCAGAAAGGAGATTCTGAACACGAGGCAGAG TTGTCATCCTCTCCGTCAGACTCAGTTATGAGTGAGTCTCCACAGCATTTTCAGGTCATCTCCAATGAGCCTGCTACTACACCCCAGCGAATACAG CTTCTAACTGACCAGCATACAAGTCAAAAGGTCCAGATAGTGACAGCGATGAACCCGTCCAATGTTCCCAAGCAGCAGTTCATTCTCACTACTGCTGACAGCTCAGGGGCAGGCAAGGTTATCCTGGCCTCACCAGACAGCCACAACACTAAGCAGCTCAtcttcactgctgctgacagcCTGATGCCTGGAAGGATACAG aTTGTCACAGATCCAGTGTCAATGGAACGGTTGTTAGGGCAGTCGGGGGACTTGAGCCGATCACAGCCCGTGGAGTACTGCGTTGTTTGTGGGGACAAGGCTTCAG GCCGTCACTATGGAGCTGTCAGTTGTGAGGGATGTAAGGGCTTCTTTAAGCGTAGCGTGAGGAAGAACCTGACATACAGCTGCCGCAGTAAACAGGACTGCATCATCAACAAACACCACCGCAATCGCTGCCAGTTCTGCCGCTTGAGGAAATGCCTTAACATGGGGATGAAgactgagt CTGTCCAGAGTGAGCGAAAGCCCATTGATATAGCGCCTAGAGAGAAACATGCCAACTGTGCTGCCTCCACTCAAAAGATCTACATTCGTAAGGACCTCAATAGTCCACTCATTGCCACACCGACCTTCATCTCCGATACAGAGACAGATGGCTCCAG ATCCAGCCTGTTGGACCAGGGCATGCTGGTTAACATACAGCAACCAGTCATCCAAAGTGATGGAACTTTGCTGCTGGCCACTAACTCAAAG ATGGAGTCTGGGCAGGGGGACCTTGGGACACTAGCCAATGTGGTCACATCTCTGGCTAACTTGAGTgattcattaaaagaaaatctaaacaATGGTGACACCTCAAACAACCAACATGAGGAGCAATCCACCAGCGAGATAACACG TGCCTTTGACACCCTGGCCAAGGTTTTCAGCCCACCTGAAGAAGGAGTTGCTCAGAGTCTGGCAGATAAATCCCAGTGTTTGGGTGGAACAACAATCCAGCTGATTGGTGGAGACCAGGAGACCCCCATCATTGAGGTGGAGGGACCGCTGCTCACTGACAGCCACGTGGGCTTTAAG CTGACTATGCCCAACCCCATGCCAGAGTATCTGAATGTGCACTACATCTGTGAGTCAGCATCCaggcttctcttcctctccatgcACTGGGCACGCTCCATCCCTGCCTTCTCAGCTCTCGG TCAAGAAGCAAACACCAGCCTGGTGCGAGCCTGCTGGAATGAGCTGTTCACTTTGGGTCTTGCTCAGTGTGCGCACGTGATGAACCTCTCAACAATTCTTGCTGCCATTATTAACCACCTTCAGAGCAGCATCCAGGATG AAAAACTTTCAGGGGAAAGGGTGAAACAGGTGATGGAGCATATCTGGAAGTTCCAGGAGTTTTGCAACAGCATGACAAGATTGGAGACTGACAGCTATGAATATGCGTATCTGAAGGCTATAGTGTTGTTCAGCCCTG ATCACCCGGGCGTGGAGAGTGGCGGGCAAATTGAGAAATTCCAGGAGAAAGCTCTAATGGAGCTGCAGGACTATGTACAGAAAACGTATCCAGATGACATGTACAG GCTGACCCGTATCCTGACTCGCCTCCCTGCCCTGCGCCTCATGAACTCAAGTATCACAGAAGAGCTCTTCTTCACTGGCTTAATAGGTAACGTCTCAATCGACAGTATCATTCCCTACATCCTAAAGATGGAGACAGCTGAGTATAACAGCCAGGACTCTGACCCTACAGAATGA
- the b3galt4 gene encoding beta-1,3-galactosyltransferase 4 — protein MLVMVGRGLCTGLCKPRYGKRGGRLGLWPYLCAVMVCAAVLALLFVDLIESWVTSVSMNAVAEPHAGIIPQQSVPPTRPEEFLLMPSPLVCQRAKPYLITMVTSAPANQRARKAIRDTWGGEVEVRGLRVMTLFMVGVVSDPGLAKLLIEEARERGDLIQGRFLDSYSNLTLKTLSMLGWARRFCPHAHFMAKVDDDVLFNPSALLHFLNKSRNPYEQGDLYLGRVHLHVAPDRDPDSKHYLPAGAYPNSVFPDYCSGTAYVLSRSALLKISLAASASPLSTPLPPEDVFVGLCARAAGVLPSHCPLFSGGPGVPYGRCCYQAMVSIHHITPKEMLHFWAEVHSSPPCSWLSVRASLGMCKVRAMLGSAVGLEQGL, from the coding sequence ATGTTGGTCATGGTCGGACGGGGACTCTGTACGGGGCTTTGTAAACCCCGCTATGGGAAGCGAGGGGGCCGACTCGGGCTTTGGCCATATCTTTGCGCGGTCATGGTGTGCGCCGCCGTGTTGGCCCTCCTCTTCGTGGACCTCATCGAGTCCTGGGTCACCTCCGTCAGCATGAACGCAGTGGCGGAGCCGCACGCCGGCATCATCCCTCAGCAGAGCGTCCCCCCCACGCGCCCCGAGGAGTTCCTGCTCATGCCCAGCCCGCTCGTGTGCCAGCGCGCCAAGCCTTACCTCATCACCATGGTTACCTCTGCCCCTGCCAATCAGAGGGCCCGCAAAGCCATCAGGGATACCTGGGGGGGTGAGGTGGAGGTAAGGGGCTTGCGGGTCATGACCCTCTTTATGGTGGGCGTGGTCTCTGATCCGGGACTGGCTAAACTGCTGATAGAGGAGGCTCGGGAGAGAGGAGACCTGATCCAAGGGCGCTTTTTGGACAGCTACTCCAACCTGACCCTGAAGACCCTGTCCATGCTTGGCTGGGCCCGCCGCTTCTGCCCTCATGCCCACTTCATGGCCAAAGTGGATGATGATGTCCTCTTCAACCCCAGCGCTCTCCTGCACTTCCTGAACAAAAGCCGTAACCCCTATGAACAAGGAGACCTGTACCTCGGTAGGGTGCACCTCCATGTGGCCCCTGACCGTGACCCAGACAGCAAGCACTACCTCCCAGCAGGGGCCTACCCCAACTCCGTGTTCCCAGACTATTGCAGTGGCACAGCTTACGTTCTGTCCCGCTCTGCACTGCTTAAAATCTCCCTGGCAGCCTCAGCTTCCCCTTTATCCACCCCCCTGCCACCAGAGGATGTGTTTGTAGGCCTGTGTGCTCGGGCAGCTGGTGTCCTCCCCTCACACTGTCCTCTCTTCTCTGGCGGGCCAGGTGTTCCCTATGGGCGCTGCTGTTATCAGGCCATGGTGTCCATCCACCACATCACGCCCAAGGAAATGCTGCACTTCTGGGCCGAAGTTCATTCTTCCCCTCCCTGCTCTTGGCTGAGTGTGCGTGCCTCTTTGGGGATGTGCAAAGTCAGAGCGATGCTGGGGTCAGCTGTGGGGCTGGAACAGGGGCTGTGA
- the wdr46 gene encoding WD repeat-containing protein 46 isoform X1 encodes MASAGEANVSVSHVEKKEKKQTPARYWKEPRGEKDGNDHEEDGGKTLHQEEPRPQTTKKRKQDESPAVGKKFISGKSDPFPGQAPIPEDRVQKFKRKDKTKKHRRQHYKLKAMITCSEEVSEMAQKQAAKFDLLLPEDAGFLEGEEEEDTCLISQEDIADAVDITAGAKYFNLKLSQFGPYRLDYSRTGRHLLLGGRRGHVACVDWLSKQLMCEINVMETVNDVKWLHSEAMYAVAQKKWLYIYDSNGIELHCIRKFNDVLRMQYLPYHFLLATASAKSFLQYLDVSVGKEVAAICTKTGRLDVMCQNPHNAIIHLGHPNGTVTLWSPNQKEALVKMLCHQGAVRSVTVDKSGIYMVTSGMDKKLKVYDIRALKPLKSYFLPAGASCLSLSHRGLLSAATGDIVQVYKDVWSTAATKPYMAHRTRGAVWGLHFCPFEDVLGVGHGDGFTSMLVPGAGEPNFDGLDANPYRSAKQRQEWEVKALLEKIQPELITLDPNELGQVDRATFEQRHKDRVEALGYDPLAQKRFIPKYKKKGRSSAGSIERRKKQVAHEDQRDIIRQTVEDKVKMEKQRNEREKKKAVLNSSRAALDRFKK; translated from the exons ATGGCGTCTGCTGGCGAGGCTAACGTTAGCGTTTCACAcgtggagaagaaggagaagaag CAGACTCCAGCTCGGTACTGGAAGGAGCCGCGGGGGGAGAAAGATGGAAACGACCatgaggaagatggaggaaagactCTGCACCAGGAGGAGCCAAGGCCACAGACAAcgaagaaaagaaagcaagacGAGAGCCCAGCAGTTGGAAAGAAATTCATTTCTGGG AAATCAGATCCTTTCCCTGGTCAGGCTCCAATTCCAGAAGACAGGGTGCAGAAGTTCAAAAGGAAAGATAAAACTAAAAAG CATCGGCGTCAACATTACAAGCTGAAAGCTATGATAACTTGCTCTGAAGAAGTGTCAGAAATGGCTCAGAAACAAGCTGCCAAGTTTGACCTCCTGCTCCCAGAGGATGCAGG GTTCctggaaggagaagaagaggaagatacATGTTTGATTTCCCAGGAAGATATTGCAGATGCTGTGGATATAACAGCTGGAGCAAAG TATTTTAACCTGAAACTGTCTCAGTTTGGACCATATCGATTGGATTACAGCAGAACCGGACG TCACCTCTTGCTTGGTGGGAGGAGAGGCCACGTTGCTTGTGTTGACTGGCTGTCTAAACAGCTGATGTGTGAGATCAATGTAATGGAGACTGTCAATGATGTAAA GTGGCTCCATAGTGAGGCCATGTATGCAGTGGCTCAGAAGAAGTGGCTTTACATCTATGACTCTAATGGAATAGAACTTCACTGCATTCGCAAATTCAATGACGTCCTCCGCATGCAGTACCTCCCCTACCACTTTTTGCTAGCCACAGCG AGTGCTAAAAGTTTCCTCCAGTACCTAGATGTGTCTGTGGGAAAGGAGGTGGCAGCCATCTGCACCAAGACTGGCCGGCTTGATGTGATGTGCCAAAACCCTCATAATGCCATCATTCACCTTGGACACCCCAATGGCACAGTCACCCTGTGGTCGCCCAACCAGAAAGAAGCCCTGGTCAAGATGCTTTGTCACCAAGGCGCCGTGCGTTCTGTCACCGTAGACAAGTCGGGCAT TTATATGGTGACATCTGGAATGGATAAAAAGTTGAAAGTGTACGACATCAGAGCGCTCAAGCCACTCAAGTCCTACTTCCTTCCTGCTGGCGCATCCTGTTTATCACTGAGTCATAGGGGCCTGCTCTCTGCAGCCACAGGAGATATTGTTCAG GTGTACAAGGACGTTTGGAGTACTGCTGCGACTAAACCCTACATGGCTCACAGAACCCGAGGAGCAGTGTGGGGACTGCACTTCTGTCCTTTTGAGGACGTCCTTGGGGTTGGACATGGAGATGGTTTCACCAGCATGCTTGTACCAG GTGCTGGTGAACCAAACTTTGATGGTCTGGATGCCAATCCATACCGCAGTGCAAAGCAGAGGCAGGAGTGGGAGGTTAAAGCCTtgctggagaagattcagccaGAGCTCATCACCCTGGACCCCAATGAACTGGGACAAGTCGACCGTGCCACCTTTGAGCAAAGACACAAGGACCGGGTCGAAGCTCTG GGCTATGACCCACTTGCCCAAAAAAGGTTTATTCCtaaatataagaaaaaaggCCGTAGTTCTGCTGGCAGCATTGAAAGGCGAAAGAAACAAGTGGCTCATGAGGACCAGAGG GATATAATCAGGCAAACTGTCGAGGACAAAGtgaagatggaaaaacaaagaaatgaaagggagaaaaagaaggcagTGCTAAACAGCTCAAGAGCTGCTCTGGACAGATTCAAAAAATAG
- the wdr46 gene encoding WD repeat-containing protein 46 isoform X2 — MASAGEANVSVSHVEKKEKKTPARYWKEPRGEKDGNDHEEDGGKTLHQEEPRPQTTKKRKQDESPAVGKKFISGKSDPFPGQAPIPEDRVQKFKRKDKTKKHRRQHYKLKAMITCSEEVSEMAQKQAAKFDLLLPEDAGFLEGEEEEDTCLISQEDIADAVDITAGAKYFNLKLSQFGPYRLDYSRTGRHLLLGGRRGHVACVDWLSKQLMCEINVMETVNDVKWLHSEAMYAVAQKKWLYIYDSNGIELHCIRKFNDVLRMQYLPYHFLLATASAKSFLQYLDVSVGKEVAAICTKTGRLDVMCQNPHNAIIHLGHPNGTVTLWSPNQKEALVKMLCHQGAVRSVTVDKSGIYMVTSGMDKKLKVYDIRALKPLKSYFLPAGASCLSLSHRGLLSAATGDIVQVYKDVWSTAATKPYMAHRTRGAVWGLHFCPFEDVLGVGHGDGFTSMLVPGAGEPNFDGLDANPYRSAKQRQEWEVKALLEKIQPELITLDPNELGQVDRATFEQRHKDRVEALGYDPLAQKRFIPKYKKKGRSSAGSIERRKKQVAHEDQRDIIRQTVEDKVKMEKQRNEREKKKAVLNSSRAALDRFKK; from the exons ATGGCGTCTGCTGGCGAGGCTAACGTTAGCGTTTCACAcgtggagaagaaggagaagaag ACTCCAGCTCGGTACTGGAAGGAGCCGCGGGGGGAGAAAGATGGAAACGACCatgaggaagatggaggaaagactCTGCACCAGGAGGAGCCAAGGCCACAGACAAcgaagaaaagaaagcaagacGAGAGCCCAGCAGTTGGAAAGAAATTCATTTCTGGG AAATCAGATCCTTTCCCTGGTCAGGCTCCAATTCCAGAAGACAGGGTGCAGAAGTTCAAAAGGAAAGATAAAACTAAAAAG CATCGGCGTCAACATTACAAGCTGAAAGCTATGATAACTTGCTCTGAAGAAGTGTCAGAAATGGCTCAGAAACAAGCTGCCAAGTTTGACCTCCTGCTCCCAGAGGATGCAGG GTTCctggaaggagaagaagaggaagatacATGTTTGATTTCCCAGGAAGATATTGCAGATGCTGTGGATATAACAGCTGGAGCAAAG TATTTTAACCTGAAACTGTCTCAGTTTGGACCATATCGATTGGATTACAGCAGAACCGGACG TCACCTCTTGCTTGGTGGGAGGAGAGGCCACGTTGCTTGTGTTGACTGGCTGTCTAAACAGCTGATGTGTGAGATCAATGTAATGGAGACTGTCAATGATGTAAA GTGGCTCCATAGTGAGGCCATGTATGCAGTGGCTCAGAAGAAGTGGCTTTACATCTATGACTCTAATGGAATAGAACTTCACTGCATTCGCAAATTCAATGACGTCCTCCGCATGCAGTACCTCCCCTACCACTTTTTGCTAGCCACAGCG AGTGCTAAAAGTTTCCTCCAGTACCTAGATGTGTCTGTGGGAAAGGAGGTGGCAGCCATCTGCACCAAGACTGGCCGGCTTGATGTGATGTGCCAAAACCCTCATAATGCCATCATTCACCTTGGACACCCCAATGGCACAGTCACCCTGTGGTCGCCCAACCAGAAAGAAGCCCTGGTCAAGATGCTTTGTCACCAAGGCGCCGTGCGTTCTGTCACCGTAGACAAGTCGGGCAT TTATATGGTGACATCTGGAATGGATAAAAAGTTGAAAGTGTACGACATCAGAGCGCTCAAGCCACTCAAGTCCTACTTCCTTCCTGCTGGCGCATCCTGTTTATCACTGAGTCATAGGGGCCTGCTCTCTGCAGCCACAGGAGATATTGTTCAG GTGTACAAGGACGTTTGGAGTACTGCTGCGACTAAACCCTACATGGCTCACAGAACCCGAGGAGCAGTGTGGGGACTGCACTTCTGTCCTTTTGAGGACGTCCTTGGGGTTGGACATGGAGATGGTTTCACCAGCATGCTTGTACCAG GTGCTGGTGAACCAAACTTTGATGGTCTGGATGCCAATCCATACCGCAGTGCAAAGCAGAGGCAGGAGTGGGAGGTTAAAGCCTtgctggagaagattcagccaGAGCTCATCACCCTGGACCCCAATGAACTGGGACAAGTCGACCGTGCCACCTTTGAGCAAAGACACAAGGACCGGGTCGAAGCTCTG GGCTATGACCCACTTGCCCAAAAAAGGTTTATTCCtaaatataagaaaaaaggCCGTAGTTCTGCTGGCAGCATTGAAAGGCGAAAGAAACAAGTGGCTCATGAGGACCAGAGG GATATAATCAGGCAAACTGTCGAGGACAAAGtgaagatggaaaaacaaagaaatgaaagggagaaaaagaaggcagTGCTAAACAGCTCAAGAGCTGCTCTGGACAGATTCAAAAAATAG